A single window of Candidatus Auribacterota bacterium DNA harbors:
- a CDS encoding molybdopterin-dependent oxidoreductase — protein MSTGKKFNEVNQVRRRVDGIGLVTGRALFTDDYDMPGVLSAKVLRSSHAHARIKSINVSKARALDGVRAVLTWKDVPRVIITEAGQGFPEPSPYDKFILDNKVRFVGDEVAVVAAETTEIAERALTLIEVHYEPLPPIFDPRESMRAGAPVIHDEPEWLIPIPVEMDPKKNLCGRADVTIGDMGKGFADADLVFENEYENHYAQHVTNEPHTTISYLDPDNRLVIISSTQVPFHVRRIVARALELPVKRIRVIKPRIGGGFGSKQDIVTEPLCAALTLATGRVVRLQLTREEVFTSSRTRHQTITRLKTGIKKDGTLTAIEMECLQNAGPYGTHGLTVLTNTGSKILPLFRCSNVRFNAWSVYTNLSQGGAYRGYGGTQSGLAVNIQMDEMARAIGMDPPDLYKKLHIRQGEGSPVFAALGEGAEGHAMTINSCGLSECIDIVVRESGWAEKRNKPGTGIIRRGLGMAVMMQGSSIPKIDMASCSMKMNEDGSFNLLCGATDIGTGSDTVMAKIAAEVLGVRTNDIIVYSSDTDLTPFDVGAYASSTTYLSGMAAKRCAESIADQVREVAAEMLEEDAARIRFDAGKAIGARGEVTLAQVGTRSLYEKDQHQIAAFASAYSDQSPPPFSAHVAEVEVDTETGKVTVVRYITATDCGVAINPLLAEGQVEGALLNGISYALTERYIYNEKGRLLNPSFGTYGVFFMRDLPEICTFLVPTYEPTGPFGAKSIAEVCINGPCPAISNAIFDAVGIRHRKPPYSPEVVYKTLKSKKE, from the coding sequence ATGAGCACCGGGAAGAAGTTCAACGAGGTCAACCAGGTCCGCCGGAGGGTGGACGGCATCGGTCTCGTGACGGGGAGGGCGCTCTTCACCGATGACTATGACATGCCCGGGGTGCTCTCCGCGAAGGTGCTCCGCAGCTCGCACGCCCACGCCCGCATCAAATCAATAAACGTTTCAAAGGCACGGGCGCTCGATGGTGTCCGCGCGGTGCTCACCTGGAAAGATGTGCCGAGAGTGATCATCACCGAGGCGGGGCAGGGTTTCCCCGAGCCATCCCCCTACGACAAGTTCATCCTCGACAACAAGGTGCGTTTCGTGGGCGACGAGGTGGCGGTGGTCGCCGCCGAGACGACGGAGATCGCGGAGAGGGCGCTCACGCTCATCGAGGTTCACTACGAGCCGCTGCCGCCGATCTTCGACCCGCGGGAGTCGATGAGGGCGGGCGCGCCCGTGATACACGACGAGCCGGAGTGGCTGATCCCCATCCCCGTCGAGATGGACCCGAAGAAGAATCTCTGCGGGCGGGCGGATGTGACCATCGGCGACATGGGTAAGGGGTTTGCCGATGCGGACCTGGTGTTCGAAAACGAATACGAGAACCACTACGCCCAGCACGTCACCAACGAGCCGCACACCACGATAAGCTATCTTGATCCCGATAACAGGCTTGTGATCATTTCCTCCACGCAGGTGCCGTTCCACGTCCGCAGGATCGTGGCGCGCGCGCTCGAGCTGCCCGTGAAGCGCATCAGGGTCATCAAGCCGCGCATCGGCGGGGGATTCGGATCGAAGCAGGACATCGTCACGGAGCCGCTCTGCGCCGCGCTCACCCTCGCGACCGGGAGGGTGGTGAGGCTCCAGCTCACCCGGGAGGAAGTATTTACCTCATCCCGCACACGCCACCAGACCATCACGAGGCTGAAGACCGGAATAAAAAAAGACGGGACGCTGACCGCCATAGAGATGGAGTGTCTCCAGAACGCGGGGCCGTATGGGACTCATGGACTCACGGTGCTCACGAACACCGGTTCAAAAATACTCCCGCTCTTCAGGTGCTCCAACGTGAGATTCAACGCGTGGTCCGTGTACACCAACCTCTCGCAGGGCGGCGCCTACCGCGGTTACGGCGGCACACAGTCCGGCCTTGCGGTGAACATTCAGATGGACGAGATGGCGCGCGCGATCGGGATGGACCCGCCCGACCTTTACAAAAAGCTCCATATCCGCCAGGGGGAGGGCTCGCCGGTGTTTGCGGCACTGGGAGAAGGGGCCGAGGGGCACGCCATGACCATTAATTCCTGCGGCCTCAGCGAGTGCATCGATATCGTCGTCAGGGAGAGCGGGTGGGCCGAGAAGCGGAATAAACCGGGCACGGGAATTATCCGCCGTGGCCTCGGCATGGCCGTGATGATGCAGGGCTCCTCGATACCGAAAATTGACATGGCCTCCTGCTCGATGAAGATGAATGAGGATGGTTCGTTCAACCTCCTCTGCGGCGCGACTGATATCGGGACCGGCTCCGATACCGTGATGGCGAAGATCGCGGCCGAAGTTCTGGGTGTGCGGACGAACGACATCATCGTCTACTCCTCCGATACCGATCTCACTCCCTTTGATGTGGGCGCATACGCCTCGAGCACTACGTACCTGTCGGGCATGGCAGCCAAGAGGTGCGCCGAAAGTATTGCGGACCAGGTCAGAGAAGTTGCGGCGGAGATGCTGGAGGAGGATGCGGCGCGGATCAGGTTTGACGCAGGCAAGGCGATCGGCGCGAGGGGCGAGGTGACCCTCGCACAGGTCGGGACGCGAAGCCTCTACGAGAAGGACCAGCACCAGATAGCCGCGTTCGCGTCCGCCTATTCAGACCAGTCGCCTCCGCCGTTCTCCGCCCATGTGGCCGAGGTCGAGGTGGATACTGAAACCGGGAAGGTCACGGTGGTGAGATACATCACCGCCACGGATTGCGGTGTCGCCATCAACCCGCTGCTCGCGGAGGGGCAGGTCGAGGGCGCCCTGCTCAACGGAATCAGTTACGCCCTCACCGAGCGCTACATCTACAACGAAAAGGGGAGGTTGCTCAATCCCTCCTTCGGCACCTACGGCGTTTTCTTCATGCGTGACCTGCCGGAGATATGTACGTTCCTTGTCCCCACTTACGAGCCCACGGGGCCGTTCGGCGCGAAGTCCATCGCCGAGGTCTGCATCAACGGCCCATGCCCCGCCATATCAAACGCCATCTTCGACGCGGTGGGGATTCGCCACCGCAAGCCGCCGTACTCTCCTGAGGTTGTATACAAAACGTTGAAAAGTAAAAAAGAGTAA
- a CDS encoding protein arginine kinase gives MSIEILLNREAEWLMGGGPDAKIVVSSRVRFARNVRGFVFPGRADTETRNRVRELIEESIERSRLMQGSLSVRLDELGELDRQFLVERHLISREHARGDEGSALAIGDKEIMSLMVNEEDHLRLQILRSGFQLKEALAEINEMDDELEKSIEYAFLPTVGYLTSCPTNVGTGMRASVMLHLPGLVVANQINQVVQAIAKLGLAVRGLYGEGTEASGNLFQISNQITLGMAEKDIVENLEKVINQIVEHEKKAQQALFRKNFKALEDRVCRAYGMLTGARIITSKETIDLLSALKMGIDFHIVDIDLGTINELFIVTQPAHLQKLAGRDLKPEERDVVRADLIRARLGEKGKRGKSQNPSSKD, from the coding sequence ATGAGCATTGAAATACTTTTGAACCGGGAGGCTGAATGGCTGATGGGCGGAGGCCCTGATGCCAAGATCGTGGTGAGCAGCCGTGTGCGGTTCGCGAGGAATGTGCGCGGCTTCGTATTTCCAGGCCGCGCGGACACCGAGACGCGAAACAGGGTCCGGGAACTCATCGAGGAGAGCATCGAGCGTTCCAGGCTCATGCAGGGGTCTCTCTCGGTGCGCCTTGATGAGCTCGGGGAACTGGACAGGCAATTCCTGGTCGAGCGTCATCTGATAAGCCGTGAACACGCGAGGGGCGACGAGGGGAGCGCGCTGGCGATCGGCGATAAAGAGATCATGAGCCTGATGGTCAACGAGGAGGACCACCTCCGCCTTCAGATTCTCCGGTCAGGATTCCAGCTCAAGGAAGCCCTCGCGGAGATCAATGAGATGGATGACGAATTGGAGAAGTCCATCGAATACGCCTTCCTCCCGACCGTCGGGTATCTAACCTCCTGCCCCACGAATGTGGGTACCGGCATGAGGGCGTCGGTGATGCTCCATCTCCCCGGCCTGGTGGTGGCAAATCAGATCAATCAGGTGGTGCAGGCGATCGCGAAGCTGGGGCTGGCGGTGAGAGGCCTCTATGGAGAGGGGACAGAGGCATCGGGAAATCTCTTCCAGATATCCAACCAGATCACCCTCGGCATGGCGGAGAAGGATATCGTCGAGAACCTGGAAAAGGTCATCAACCAGATCGTGGAACACGAGAAAAAGGCTCAGCAGGCGCTTTTCAGAAAGAACTTCAAAGCGCTCGAAGACCGGGTATGCAGGGCCTACGGCATGCTGACCGGCGCCCGGATTATCACCTCCAAGGAAACGATCGATCTGCTCTCTGCGCTCAAGATGGGAATCGACTTTCATATTGTTGATATCGATCTGGGCACGATCAATGAGCTCTTTATCGTCACCCAGCCGGCGCACCTCCAGAAACTGGCGGGGAGGGACTTGAAACCGGAGGAGCGTGATGTCGTTCGCGCGGACCTGATCCGCGCGAGGCTCGGAGAAAAGGGGAAGAGAGGCAAATCTCAAAACCCCAGTAGTAAGGATTAA
- a CDS encoding ISL3 family transposase gives MDELTLFTQALGLTKPWNVVNVVFSKESGRLDLKIDFLRGATFLCPTCGKGECPLHDTKERTWRHLNFFQYETYIHGRVPRINCGDCGIKQVEVPWARPGSGFTLLFEMLVLQLSREMAVDAVASTVHARSNRIWRILQHYVARARRAADLSGFHTLGIDEFSLCKGHTYMTSFSDIDAARVVYVTETRRKEVIGEFTEDLLSRGYDPRAIDLICCDMWDPYLNGIGMHLPHASVIFDRFHIMKQMNEAVDNVRREEQQHVPGLKNSRFIWLKNPIHLTGRQSDWLMQLTKLDLKTARAYQLKLALSRFWDITSLKTAEQYLRKWYYWATHSRLEPIMQVARTIKRYWYGVINYTRSHITNGVVEGLHSKIKTAMKRAYGFKEPSYLKTVVYLVAGKLCFE, from the coding sequence ATGGACGAACTAACCCTTTTTACCCAGGCATTGGGGCTTACGAAGCCCTGGAACGTTGTTAATGTTGTATTCTCAAAAGAATCTGGACGACTCGATCTTAAAATAGACTTTCTCCGTGGTGCCACGTTCCTCTGCCCCACGTGTGGCAAAGGCGAGTGCCCGCTTCATGATACAAAGGAGCGCACCTGGAGGCATCTCAATTTCTTTCAGTACGAGACATATATACATGGCCGCGTCCCACGGATTAACTGTGGCGACTGCGGCATCAAACAAGTTGAAGTTCCCTGGGCCCGCCCAGGAAGTGGTTTTACCTTGCTCTTTGAAATGCTCGTGCTCCAGCTAAGTCGGGAGATGGCCGTTGATGCGGTGGCAAGCACTGTTCACGCTCGATCCAACCGTATATGGCGTATACTTCAGCACTATGTTGCCCGTGCCCGCCGAGCAGCCGATCTCTCCGGGTTCCATACTCTTGGCATTGATGAATTCTCTCTCTGCAAAGGGCATACGTATATGACTTCCTTCAGCGACATCGATGCCGCTCGCGTCGTATATGTCACGGAAACCCGTAGAAAAGAGGTCATTGGAGAGTTTACTGAGGATCTGTTGTCTCGCGGCTACGATCCTCGGGCCATTGACCTCATCTGCTGCGACATGTGGGATCCTTATCTGAACGGTATCGGCATGCATCTTCCTCATGCAAGTGTGATCTTTGATCGTTTTCATATCATGAAACAAATGAACGAAGCGGTTGATAACGTGCGCCGGGAGGAACAGCAACATGTTCCCGGCCTGAAAAACAGCCGATTTATCTGGTTAAAAAACCCGATTCATCTGACCGGCAGACAAAGTGACTGGCTTATGCAACTTACAAAGCTTGATCTAAAAACTGCTAGGGCATATCAGCTTAAGCTGGCGTTGTCGCGCTTCTGGGATATCACATCCCTGAAAACAGCAGAGCAATATCTCAGAAAGTGGTACTACTGGGCAACACACAGCCGGCTTGAACCGATCATGCAAGTAGCAAGAACCATCAAACGCTACTGGTATGGGGTGATCAATTACACCCGTTCACATATTACCAATGGCGTGGTGGAAGGCCTCCATTCAAAGATCAAGACCGCCATGAAGCGTGCCTATGGTTTCAAAGAGCCGAGCTACTTAAAAACGGTTGTTTACCTGGTGGCAGGTAAACTATGCTTTGAATAA
- the radA gene encoding DNA repair protein RadA, whose translation MKNSKARSVFVCQACGHESARWVGKCPGCGAWNSLEEEAARKEGKGHPPASGEPARRIGDLDESKQERTSTGIAEFDGLLGGGIVRGSFILIGGEPGIGKSTLMLQVAAALAKGGARVLYVSAEESFPQTKLRAQRIGAEAETLFILCEADIEAVIAEAKKTDVSIVVVDSIQIVYHPEIPSGPGSVNQVRGCAAALMRTAKSQGISIFIVGHVTKSGDIAGPRMLEHMVDTVLYFEGDRHQAYRVLRTRKNRFGSTEEVGIFSMGPGGLKEVGDPSRLFLQERRPENAGSVVTPAMEGTRPIMVEIQALVGARSFGVPQRRSLGVDYNRLCMLIAVLETRAGLSLRDRDVFVSVAGGLTVEETAIDLAIALALASSLRGASVAPDMIAIGEVGLGGELRGCQHTERRLREAGKLGFRRAILPRSSAGEGMERFGLKLVPCETVGEAIKAVVTSNAAD comes from the coding sequence ATGAAAAACTCAAAAGCAAGATCCGTGTTTGTGTGCCAGGCCTGCGGCCATGAATCAGCGCGGTGGGTCGGGAAATGCCCCGGCTGCGGAGCCTGGAATTCACTCGAGGAAGAGGCGGCGCGGAAGGAGGGAAAGGGCCATCCGCCCGCTTCAGGGGAGCCGGCGAGGAGAATCGGAGACCTCGATGAGTCGAAACAGGAGCGGACGAGCACCGGTATCGCTGAATTTGATGGGCTCCTGGGTGGCGGGATTGTGCGGGGCTCGTTCATCCTCATCGGCGGTGAGCCGGGGATCGGGAAGTCAACGCTGATGCTCCAGGTCGCGGCCGCCCTTGCGAAAGGGGGCGCGCGCGTGCTCTACGTGAGCGCTGAGGAATCTTTCCCGCAAACGAAGTTGCGCGCCCAGCGGATAGGGGCAGAGGCGGAGACGCTATTCATTTTATGCGAAGCAGATATAGAGGCTGTCATCGCGGAGGCGAAAAAAACGGATGTGTCAATCGTGGTCGTTGATTCCATCCAGATCGTGTATCATCCTGAGATCCCCTCCGGCCCGGGGAGCGTGAATCAGGTGAGGGGGTGCGCGGCCGCGCTCATGCGGACGGCGAAGAGCCAGGGCATCAGCATCTTTATCGTGGGGCATGTGACAAAATCAGGCGATATTGCCGGCCCGCGCATGCTGGAGCATATGGTTGACACAGTCCTCTACTTCGAAGGTGATCGGCACCAGGCGTACCGCGTGTTGAGGACTCGGAAAAACCGCTTCGGCTCCACGGAGGAGGTGGGTATATTTTCCATGGGGCCCGGAGGGCTGAAAGAGGTCGGTGATCCCTCCAGACTGTTCTTGCAGGAGCGGAGGCCGGAAAATGCGGGGAGCGTGGTGACACCCGCCATGGAGGGGACCCGTCCCATCATGGTGGAGATCCAGGCGCTCGTCGGGGCTCGCAGCTTCGGCGTCCCCCAGCGGAGGAGCCTGGGAGTTGATTACAACAGGCTCTGCATGCTGATCGCGGTGCTTGAGACGCGCGCGGGTTTGAGCCTCCGCGACCGTGATGTGTTCGTCAGCGTCGCGGGAGGCCTGACGGTCGAAGAGACGGCTATTGATCTCGCCATCGCGCTCGCCCTCGCGTCGAGTCTGAGGGGGGCATCGGTCGCGCCGGATATGATCGCAATCGGGGAGGTCGGCCTCGGCGGAGAGCTCAGGGGGTGCCAGCATACCGAGCGTCGCCTGCGTGAGGCGGGCAAGCTCGGTTTCAGGCGCGCCATCCTCCCTCGCTCAAGCGCCGGTGAGGGAATGGAGCGCTTCGGGTTGAAACTCGTGCCGTGTGAAACCGTCGGGGAGGCAATAAAAGCGGTGGTAACAAGTAACGCTGCAGATTGA
- a CDS encoding ATP-dependent Clp protease ATP-binding subunit, which translates to MFDRFTDRARRVIILARKEADRFNHNYIGTEHLLLGLIRLGQGVAVNVLRGMGIDFETIRIEVEKAVGSGPETKVIGDIPLTARAKKVIELAVEEARNLNHTYIGTEHLLLGLLQEGEGVASKILRSLNVDLEKTRQDVLRELQSTMGQQGEEEERGTEGEDQAQPATKSKSPALKAFGRNLTELARAGKLDPIIGRQMEIERVVQVLCRRRKNNPVLLGEAGVGKTAIVEGLAQRIVCGEVPELLRDKELITLDLALMVAGTKYRGQFEERIKAVMDEMRKAQNVILFIDELHTIVGAGAAEGAIDASNILKPALSRGELQCVGATTMNEYRKYIEKDAALERRFQTIIVDPPTVAQTVDILKGLRRKYEEYHKVVYTDEALSAAAELSDRYVTGRFLPDKAIDLIDEAGAKARISVMTRPPDLKETEGEIELLRKSKEEMIKDQNFEKAASLRDQEKKKRGSLQTVLTKWREEQVNRVVKVAEDDIAQIVSKWTGVPVSRLEEAETEKLLRMEQELQKIVVGQGEGVSTISKALRRSRAQLKDPRRPIGSFIFLGPTGVGKTLLAKAMAEFMFGDEDALIQLDMSEYAEKFSASRLMGSPPGYVGYEEGGQLTEQVRRRPYSIVLFDEIEKAHPDVMHVLLQILEEGKLTDSLGRTVNFRNTAVIMTSNIGAELLKKQSTVGFGAADEASDYRGMKDKIMGEVKKIFKPEFLNRVDDMVVFRALNRDDLMKIVDIETRKVEERLQNQGVHITLDDKARDYLIEKGYNPQFGARPLRRAIERGIEDKLAEEILRGRIKRGSNVAVSSDGKELLFPDLN; encoded by the coding sequence ATGTTTGACCGTTTTACCGACAGGGCGCGGCGGGTGATCATCCTTGCCCGCAAGGAAGCGGACCGGTTCAATCACAACTACATCGGCACCGAGCACCTCCTTCTCGGCCTGATTCGCCTCGGCCAGGGCGTGGCGGTGAATGTCCTGCGAGGCATGGGCATTGACTTCGAGACGATTCGCATAGAAGTGGAGAAGGCGGTGGGAAGCGGGCCGGAGACCAAGGTCATCGGGGACATCCCGCTCACCGCCAGGGCCAAGAAGGTGATCGAGCTCGCCGTCGAGGAGGCCAGGAATCTCAACCACACGTATATCGGCACCGAGCACCTCCTCCTGGGACTCCTGCAGGAGGGGGAGGGCGTGGCCTCGAAAATTCTCCGCAGCCTCAATGTTGATCTTGAGAAGACGCGGCAGGATGTCCTGAGGGAACTCCAGTCAACGATGGGGCAGCAGGGAGAGGAGGAAGAAAGGGGCACCGAGGGAGAAGATCAGGCGCAGCCGGCAACCAAGAGCAAGTCCCCCGCCCTCAAGGCGTTCGGCCGAAACCTCACCGAGCTCGCGAGAGCCGGAAAGCTCGACCCGATCATCGGGCGGCAGATGGAGATAGAGCGGGTTGTGCAGGTCTTATGCCGGCGGAGGAAGAACAACCCCGTGCTGCTCGGCGAAGCGGGGGTGGGGAAAACGGCGATCGTGGAGGGCCTGGCGCAGAGGATCGTCTGCGGAGAGGTTCCCGAGCTCCTTCGGGACAAGGAGCTCATCACGCTTGACCTCGCGCTGATGGTGGCGGGGACAAAATACCGCGGGCAGTTCGAGGAGAGGATCAAGGCGGTCATGGATGAGATGAGGAAGGCGCAGAATGTCATTCTCTTCATCGACGAGCTGCACACGATCGTGGGCGCGGGGGCGGCCGAGGGCGCCATCGACGCGTCGAATATCCTCAAACCGGCGCTCTCGCGCGGCGAGCTCCAATGCGTGGGCGCGACCACCATGAATGAGTATCGGAAATACATCGAGAAGGATGCCGCCCTGGAGAGGCGCTTCCAGACGATCATTGTTGACCCCCCCACGGTAGCTCAGACGGTGGATATCCTGAAGGGGCTCCGCCGGAAATACGAGGAGTACCACAAGGTCGTGTACACGGATGAGGCGCTGAGCGCCGCCGCCGAGCTCTCGGATCGCTACGTGACCGGCCGCTTCCTCCCCGACAAGGCGATTGATCTTATCGATGAGGCCGGCGCCAAGGCGCGGATCTCCGTGATGACCCGCCCGCCCGATCTTAAGGAGACCGAGGGGGAGATCGAGCTGTTGAGAAAGAGTAAGGAGGAGATGATCAAAGATCAGAACTTCGAGAAAGCCGCGAGCCTGAGAGACCAGGAAAAGAAGAAGCGGGGCAGCCTCCAGACCGTCCTCACGAAGTGGCGCGAAGAACAGGTCAACAGGGTGGTGAAGGTGGCGGAGGATGATATCGCCCAGATCGTCTCGAAGTGGACCGGTGTCCCGGTCTCGCGGCTCGAGGAGGCGGAGACCGAAAAGCTGCTGCGCATGGAGCAGGAGCTCCAGAAAATCGTCGTGGGCCAGGGTGAGGGGGTGAGCACGATATCCAAGGCGCTGAGACGCTCTCGCGCGCAGCTCAAAGACCCCCGGCGCCCCATCGGCTCGTTCATTTTTCTGGGGCCGACGGGAGTGGGCAAAACGCTCCTCGCGAAAGCGATGGCGGAATTCATGTTCGGCGACGAGGACGCCCTCATCCAGCTCGATATGTCCGAATACGCTGAAAAATTCTCCGCGTCGCGGCTCATGGGGTCGCCGCCGGGGTACGTTGGCTACGAGGAGGGCGGGCAGCTCACCGAGCAGGTGCGCCGGCGGCCCTATTCCATCGTGCTCTTCGACGAGATCGAGAAGGCTCACCCCGATGTCATGCACGTGCTGCTCCAGATCCTCGAGGAGGGCAAGCTTACCGACAGCCTCGGTCGCACGGTGAATTTCAGGAATACCGCGGTGATCATGACCTCCAACATAGGCGCGGAGCTCCTCAAGAAGCAGAGCACCGTCGGGTTCGGCGCGGCGGATGAGGCCTCTGATTATAGGGGGATGAAAGACAAAATCATGGGTGAGGTCAAGAAAATATTCAAGCCGGAGTTCCTCAACCGTGTTGATGACATGGTCGTCTTCAGGGCGCTCAACAGGGATGATCTGATGAAGATCGTGGACATTGAGACGCGGAAGGTGGAGGAGCGCCTGCAGAATCAGGGTGTGCACATCACGCTCGATGATAAGGCCAGGGACTACCTCATCGAGAAGGGGTATAACCCCCAATTCGGCGCGAGGCCGCTCAGGAGAGCGATCGAGCGAGGCATCGAAGACAAGCTCGCGGAAGAGATACTCAGGGGGAGGATCAAGAGGGGATCGAACGTGGCGGTCAGCTCTGACGGGAAGGAGCTGCTATTCCCGGACCTGAACTAA
- a CDS encoding UvrB/UvrC motif-containing protein translates to MNCEMCKKNEATVRYTEVVNKKIIKMNLCEECAKKKGVTIQSPFTIADLLSGLADLGLRAEEDLKKVCPGCGLSYIDFRKTGRLGCDGCYKAFEKSLQGLLETIHRSTTHVGKVPSRARMEINELTMLKDLEAKLCAAVEKEEFEKAASIRDKLQALKKEVRGGGRMPKRERTRDAKER, encoded by the coding sequence ATGAACTGCGAGATGTGCAAAAAAAACGAAGCGACGGTGCGCTATACCGAGGTGGTAAACAAGAAGATCATCAAAATGAACCTCTGCGAGGAGTGCGCCAAGAAGAAGGGTGTGACCATCCAGTCCCCGTTCACGATCGCTGACCTGCTCTCAGGGCTGGCTGATCTCGGGTTGCGCGCCGAAGAAGATCTGAAAAAGGTGTGCCCGGGTTGCGGACTCTCCTACATTGACTTCCGGAAGACGGGGCGGCTGGGCTGTGATGGCTGCTATAAGGCGTTCGAGAAGAGCCTCCAGGGGCTGCTGGAAACGATTCATAGAAGCACAACGCACGTGGGCAAGGTCCCCTCGCGGGCGCGCATGGAGATCAATGAGTTGACCATGCTGAAGGACCTGGAAGCGAAGCTGTGCGCGGCGGTGGAGAAGGAGGAGTTCGAGAAGGCCGCGAGTATCAGGGATAAGCTCCAGGCGCTGAAAAAAGAGGTTCGGGGCGGAGGCAGGATGCCAAAGCGGGAGCGGACAAGGGATGCAAAAGAGCGATAG
- the ispF gene encoding 2-C-methyl-D-erythritol 2,4-cyclodiphosphate synthase: MRIGIGFDAHRFVEGRQLVIGGVRIPHPKGLEGHSDADVLLHAICDAMLGALALGDIGAHFPDSDARFKNIASTELLRQVKEMVSRKGYRVGNIDAAIIAQEPRMAPHVNAMRRNIAAVLECAEDEVGIKATTTEGMGFCGRGEGIAAMAVVCLEKIKTV; this comes from the coding sequence ATGAGAATCGGGATAGGTTTTGATGCGCATCGTTTTGTCGAGGGGCGACAGCTCGTCATCGGCGGCGTTCGCATCCCCCATCCGAAGGGTCTGGAGGGGCACTCTGATGCGGATGTGCTCCTGCACGCGATCTGTGATGCGATGCTCGGTGCGCTCGCCCTCGGAGATATCGGCGCTCACTTTCCTGACAGCGATGCGCGTTTCAAGAACATCGCGAGCACCGAACTCCTCCGCCAGGTGAAAGAGATGGTCTCGAGGAAAGGGTACCGCGTGGGCAATATTGATGCGGCAATCATCGCGCAGGAGCCGAGGATGGCTCCGCACGTCAATGCGATGCGCCGGAATATCGCAGCAGTGCTCGAGTGCGCAGAGGATGAGGTGGGGATCAAGGCGACCACCACCGAGGGGATGGGGTTTTGCGGCCGCGGCGAGGGCATTGCGGCGATGGCAGTTGTTTGTCTGGAAAAGATAAAAACAGTTTGA
- the ispD gene encoding 2-C-methyl-D-erythritol 4-phosphate cytidylyltransferase translates to METVAIVVAAGAGRRMGSLCKALLDISGKPILTYSLEVLQKSDLIDGICVVVQPELMDSFKKESSIRWPFEKIFAWVAGGARRQDSVAAALNVVPGDVSLIAVHDAARPFITGALLQRLIAAARVRGAAIPAIEVVDTIKEMTDSGIVGRSLDRGKLRAVQTPQVFDAELLRRAYRNAEKAGITATDDAALVELIGHEVAVVEGSRANIKITLRDDLELAEKILKQKSQIPNPKSQR, encoded by the coding sequence ATGGAAACAGTGGCGATAGTCGTGGCGGCGGGAGCGGGCCGCAGGATGGGGAGCCTGTGCAAGGCGCTCCTCGACATCAGCGGCAAACCGATCCTCACCTACTCACTCGAGGTGCTGCAAAAATCCGACCTCATCGATGGCATATGTGTCGTCGTGCAACCGGAGCTCATGGACTCGTTTAAAAAGGAATCCTCGATCCGGTGGCCGTTCGAGAAGATCTTCGCCTGGGTCGCCGGCGGAGCGCGCAGGCAGGACTCCGTCGCCGCGGCGCTGAACGTTGTTCCAGGTGATGTGTCACTGATCGCCGTGCACGATGCGGCACGCCCTTTTATCACGGGCGCGCTACTGCAGAGGCTGATTGCCGCCGCCCGAGTGAGGGGCGCGGCGATCCCGGCGATTGAGGTTGTGGATACGATCAAGGAGATGACAGACTCAGGAATCGTGGGCCGGTCGCTCGACAGGGGAAAGCTGCGGGCAGTACAGACCCCCCAGGTGTTTGACGCAGAGCTCCTGCGGCGGGCATACCGCAACGCGGAGAAAGCCGGGATCACGGCCACGGACGATGCCGCGCTTGTCGAGCTCATCGGGCATGAGGTCGCCGTGGTTGAGGGGAGCCGCGCCAATATCAAGATCACCCTGCGGGACGATCTGGAATTGGCAGAGAAGATACTAAAACAAAAATCCCAAATCCCAAATCCCAAATCCCAAAGATGA